The Pirellulales bacterium DNA window TCCACCCCCTGTTTTCGCAATTTGCTCCGAAAACCGACGGCGGTCAATTCGGCCGGTCGGCGCGTCTGGCGCGGTTTGTACAAAAACGGTGCTTCGGCCCGGACCCTTTGCCCGGTAAAATGGCCCCTGCACCAGCACGCCACGCCCAACTCTCGGCGGCGGCAAGGTTTCCGACCTGTTGCCAAGTTGTTGCGTAGAATTACGAAGTGCCAGTGGAAGGCGCGACCGCGGCACACGGCCCGCAAAGGCCGTTTGAGGGATTTGGAACCAGAGTCAGAGGCTGGCGTGGAAGAAAGATCGTATCGCTCGTTCGATTTTGACCGACTGGCCGACCAGCCCACTGGTCCCGCCCCTCCCCCCGAGTGGCGGCAATGGCACGAGACCCCCGTCGCCGCCCAGGTGCTGGCCGAAGGCGAAGATCCCGACCAATGGGAGTACGAAGAGCACGCTCATCGCGGGCGTGGCGTGGCCCTGCCGGTCGCGCTCTTTTTTGCCACCTGCGTGACGACCTTTCTGGCCGGCGTCTTCGACAGTGAGAGTTTTCTGCCGGTCCTTATCAAGGCCCCCAGCTTGTTCTGGGAGACGATCGCCAACAACTGGTGGACCGGCGCGCTCTACATGTTGAGCGTGATGGGCATTCTGTTCACGCACGAGATGGGGCACTTCTTGCAGGCGATGCGCTATCGGGTGGCGGCCAGTTTGCCGTACTTCATCCCGATGCCGAACCTGTTTGGCACCATGGGTGCCGTCATCGGCATGCAAGGGACGCAGGCCAATCGCAAGGAACTCTTTGATATCGGCCTGACCGGGCCCCTCGCCGGTCTGGTGATCGCGCTGCCGGTCACGATCATCGGCGTGATGCAGGCCACCGTGATCCCGGTGGTGCATGGCAGCGGCACGCATTTCAACGCGCCCTATCTGCTTCATGTGCTCATGCGCTGGTATCACCCCGACTTAGGGCCGGGCATGGCGCTGAGCGATAGCCCGCTCTTGATGGCGGGCTGGGTGGGGTTGTTCGTCACCGGCCTGAATATGCTGCCGATCAGTCAACTCGATGGCGGCCACGTTGCCTACGCGCTTTTTGGCCGCGGCGCCTGGACGCTGGCGCGGCTAGTTCTGTTCGCCGTAATGGCCTTTATCGTGCTGGCGCAGGCGTACCAATGGATGATTATGCTGCTGCTCATCATGTTCCTCGGCGCCGACCATCCCCCCACGCGCAACGACCAGCAGCCAATTGGCTGGGGCCGCTACGTGCTGGGGCTGGCCTCGCTGGCGCTTCCGCTATTGTGCGTGGCGCCGTTTCCGATTTCGGGCTAGCGCGGGCGCTATTCAGTCACGCCGGGGCGCAGCGCGCCGCAGACGTCGCACTCGTCAAAGGCGCCGGTCACCGTGGCGTTGCAGGCCGGGCACTTCCAATCGGGTCGTTCGGCGCGCTCCATCTTCGTTTCGTCGTACTCCCGCACGAACGCCTCTGCCTGCGCCAAATCGCGGCGGCGCACCAGCACGTCGGCCGGCACGATCGGCAGGCCGGCCAGCGGCTCGTTCGGCTCGGTCACTTGCGCTTCGATGCCAGCATCGCCCAGCAGGTTCTTCACCAGGTACGCTTCCGGCACTTCCGCCGCCCGATAGACCGAGATGAGTTCGTCGGGATCTTCCGTCATGGATTGCCTCTCAAGAAATGGAAAGGAATGGCCGCGCGCGGCGGCACGGCTGATTATCGTGGCGCGGCCCGTTTGGTGCAAACGCCGCGCCCTACAGCCAGCACAGGCGGCGCATTCGCGCGCCAGCGCAGCGCCCAGCGGCTTGCTGCGCGCTGGTTTATCCGCCACGTTAATAGTAGCGGAAAGCGCGACGAACAAGGTTGCCGCGCCGATGTTGCGTCGCACCTGTCTCCGCGCCGATCGAAAGGACCTACTCGTGATCGTTGACAAGTTCTGGCGCACGTTCAAGGCCCAGGCCAACAAGCTCGCTAATCTGGTCTGGACCGCCGACCCCATCGGCCAGATGCAGTACGAATACGACCTGGCGGTCGAGCAACTGCAAGGTGGCCGCGAGGGGCTGGAGCAGTACCGCGCGCTCATCGAGCGCGTCAACCGCCAAGTGACCAAAGACAAGTCGCACGAGCGCGAACTGGCCGCCCGCGTCGAAGCCTATCTGGCCGCGGGCGAGCGCGACACCGCCGGCCGCTTCGCCCTGGAACTGGCCCGCCTCCGCGATCAAATCGCCGACAACGAGTCGCAGCTAGAACTGCAGGAACGCGCCTACGCCAACAATGTGGCCAAGATCAAACTCGCCGCCGGACGTCTGAGCGAAGTCCGCCAGCGCATCGCTCAGCACAAGTCGGAACTCAAGATGACCCGCGCCGAAGCCGAGATCGCCAAGCTCGCCAGCTCGTTCGACTTTGACATCACTACCAACTTCGGGCAGATCGAGCAGATCATTCAAGACAAGGTCAGTCTCAATCGAGCGCGGGTACGCGTGGCTTCCGACCTGTCGACCGATGGGCTGGTCGAGGTCGAACAGCAACAAGCGCTCGAAAAGGCGCTGGCCGATCAAGCGCTGCGCCAGTTCGAAACCGACAAGCAAATCGCAGGCGGCAAGACCATTGTGATCGACTCCGCCGCGCCGCGCATCGAAAGCGACGGCCAGCGCTAGCCGCGCCGATTGCCAGGCAAACGGCTGGCGGCCGCGTCGGCGGCGGGCTGCCGGCCCGGCATCTCGACCGTCGCCGAGCGGATTTGTCCGCCGTGATCGACCGTGAGTACTGCGGCGCCCTGCGACTCCGCTATCAATTTGCGGAACTCCGTCGCGTCGGCGAAGCTCTGACCGTTCACCTCGTAGATGCGATCGTTGGCCGTCATGCCGGCGATGCTGGCGGCCGTGCCGTCCACCACTCGCGTGACGATGATCGCTCCCGGCTCGGCGTCGTCCTCGCGCCAGGTGATGCCTAGTCGCACGGGCGAGCCAATCAATTGCAACTTGAGCGGCAGCGGCTCGGCGATCCCTTGGCGCGTGACCAAGGCGGTCGTCGGGCTCTCCGCCGCCCAAACCAGCTTGCGCAAGGTTGGCACGTCGCTGACGCGCGTCCCCGCGAATTCGATGATCCGATCTCCTGCGCGCATGCCACCGCGATCAGCCGGCGCGTCTTCGTCGACCCCAGTTACTTTCACCCCCGCCAAGGCGTCGGCCGTGGGGTCGAAGCGCACGCCCAAGCGGCCCGCCAAGGCCGACAGCGGGCGTTCGATCTGTTGTTGGGCCGGCACGCCTTCGCCGCGCGACCGCTGGCGAAACCGCGTGCGATCGGGTCGGTTGGCCAGTTCGTAAACGGTTTGAAACAACAGGCGCGACACGCGCTGCATGCCGGCGAACTGCACGCGCTCCACATCGTCGCTCGGCCGGTGGTAATCTCCGTGCAATCCGGTGTGCAGCATCAAGATCGGAATGCCGCGCTCATAGAACGGAAAATGATCGCTGTTGTCGATCATCTCCCAGGTGCAATCGAGCCGCAGATCGCTTTCGCGGTTGCCCAGCGCCACCAGGCGCCGCAGTCCCGGCGCGGTGCGCGTGCCGTAGACTTCCACCTTGTTGTTGGTCAGGCGGCCGATCATGTCCATATTCACCAGACATGCCACCTGCGACAAAGGAATGGTCGGCGACGACACCCAATGCTTCGAGCCGAGCAACCCTTTCTCTTCGCCATCCCAAAACGCGAACACAATCGTGCGCCGTGGCGGCGTCGGCAGCAGCGTCAGCGCTTCGATCATTTCCAACAATCCCGCCACGCCGCTGGCGTTGTCGTCGGCGCCGTTGTGGATGTAGCCGGTGGGGCCGTAGCTGTTTTGCGCGTT harbors:
- a CDS encoding M20/M25/M40 family metallo-hydrolase, translated to MRNHLILAAFVLLFLSTPAVSTDAVNHAALATALNSIQEPDLKHHVQTLADDTFEGREAGSRGGRAAGIYLGKEFQKHRLAGAGSQGYYQSFGGGYRNILARLEGSDPAARDEVVMVSAHYDHVGYGNAQNSYGPTGYIHNGADDNASGVAGLLEMIEALTLLPTPPRRTIVFAFWDGEEKGLLGSKHWVSSPTIPLSQVACLVNMDMIGRLTNNKVEVYGTRTAPGLRRLVALGNRESDLRLDCTWEMIDNSDHFPFYERGIPILMLHTGLHGDYHRPSDDVERVQFAGMQRVSRLLFQTVYELANRPDRTRFRQRSRGEGVPAQQQIERPLSALAGRLGVRFDPTADALAGVKVTGVDEDAPADRGGMRAGDRIIEFAGTRVSDVPTLRKLVWAAESPTTALVTRQGIAEPLPLKLQLIGSPVRLGITWREDDAEPGAIIVTRVVDGTAASIAGMTANDRIYEVNGQSFADATEFRKLIAESQGAAVLTVDHGGQIRSATVEMPGRQPAADAAASRLPGNRRG
- a CDS encoding DUF2007 domain-containing protein is translated as MTEDPDELISVYRAAEVPEAYLVKNLLGDAGIEAQVTEPNEPLAGLPIVPADVLVRRRDLAQAEAFVREYDETKMERAERPDWKCPACNATVTGAFDECDVCGALRPGVTE
- a CDS encoding PspA/IM30 family protein, whose product is MIVDKFWRTFKAQANKLANLVWTADPIGQMQYEYDLAVEQLQGGREGLEQYRALIERVNRQVTKDKSHERELAARVEAYLAAGERDTAGRFALELARLRDQIADNESQLELQERAYANNVAKIKLAAGRLSEVRQRIAQHKSELKMTRAEAEIAKLASSFDFDITTNFGQIEQIIQDKVSLNRARVRVASDLSTDGLVEVEQQQALEKALADQALRQFETDKQIAGGKTIVIDSAAPRIESDGQR
- a CDS encoding site-2 protease family protein, with the protein product MEERSYRSFDFDRLADQPTGPAPPPEWRQWHETPVAAQVLAEGEDPDQWEYEEHAHRGRGVALPVALFFATCVTTFLAGVFDSESFLPVLIKAPSLFWETIANNWWTGALYMLSVMGILFTHEMGHFLQAMRYRVAASLPYFIPMPNLFGTMGAVIGMQGTQANRKELFDIGLTGPLAGLVIALPVTIIGVMQATVIPVVHGSGTHFNAPYLLHVLMRWYHPDLGPGMALSDSPLLMAGWVGLFVTGLNMLPISQLDGGHVAYALFGRGAWTLARLVLFAVMAFIVLAQAYQWMIMLLLIMFLGADHPPTRNDQQPIGWGRYVLGLASLALPLLCVAPFPISG